The following are encoded in a window of Thunnus albacares chromosome 17, fThuAlb1.1, whole genome shotgun sequence genomic DNA:
- the si:ch211-76l23.4 gene encoding uncharacterized protein si:ch211-76l23.4 isoform X1 — protein sequence MKGLVVAGLIMAPKLSMLLLLPLLLAVAMVTVQAQRRRPGSTSTDEWNFRDGSERVNMRGVANLTQILDNWRFDILNQMKGLLQNDHQSLLPDYARIQPLSEALDDLYKEFNALKSHLGDLTEKFAAIETFIDEVKANQANNANAGPASGPAAAPRPTNRRVIRKKTTAS from the exons atgaaaggacTTGTTG TCGCTGGTCTCATCATGGCCCCCAAACTGagcatgctgctgctgctgccgctgttGCTGGCCGTCGCCATGGTTACGGTGCAGGCCCAGAGGCGACGCCCAGGCTCGACGTCCACGGACGAGTGGAACTTCAGGGATGGCT CTGAGAGGGTGAACATGCGGGGTGTGGCCAACCTGACTCAGATTCTGGACAACTGGAGGTTCGACATCCTGAACCAGATGAAAGGACTCCTGCAGAACGACCACCAGTCCCTGCTGCCCGACTACGCCAG GATCCAGCCGCTGTCCGAGGCTTTAGACGACCTCTACAAGGAGTTCAACGCCCTCAAGTCTCACCTGGGCGACCTCACCGAGAAGTTCGCCGCCATAGAAACTTTCATCGACGAGGTCAAAGCCAACCAGGCCAACAACGCCAACGCCGGCCCGGCGTCCGGCCCCGCTGCCGCCCCCAGACCGACCAACAGGAGGGTGATTAGGAAGAAGACCACCGCCTCCTAA
- the flr gene encoding tetratricopeptide repeat protein 30A isoform X1, with protein sequence MTTIKDGEYTATIYKLIKDGQYVEAIHILNGQLQKHTKSRAALSLLGYCYYHIQDFTNAAECYEQLTQLHPEVEEYKVYYAQSLYKAGAYAEATKASFVLDTTSSHTKMVKLQACIKYCEEYYSAAKSLLEQLPQDDPDYIYNMGCLLYQDGKYEEACKKFTSAMQVLGYVPALSYNIALCYYSLKNYDQAHKYIGEIIERGIREHPELSIGMTTDGIDFLSVGNTLVLHQTALIEAFNLKAAIEYQQKNLKAAQEALTDMPPRSEEELDPVTLHNQALLNMDTKPSEGFEKLAFLLQQPSFPPVTFGNLLLLYCKHEYFDLAADVLAENAHLTYKFLSPYMYEFLDALLTCQTAPEEAFRKFDEMIAKLTEQLRKLAKQLQEARLARDDEGQKKALQDYDLLQEKYIVVLMAQAKIYWNRENFQMVEKIFRKSVEVCNEDDTWKLNVAHVLFMQNKYKEAIGFYEPIVKKHYDNVEQCNIQECPCKCKPSILNVSAVVLANLCVSYIMTSQNEEAEELMRKIEKEEEQISYDDPDKKVFHLCIVNLVIGTLYCAKGNYDFGISRVIKSLEPYNKKLGTDTWFYAKRCFLSLLENMSKHMVMLRDAVVQECIQFLEHCEVYGKEVPAIIEQPLEEIRIHIGKNTVTYEARLLKAQFYEVIGWNK encoded by the exons ATGACGACAATAAAAGATGGAGAATACACGGCTACGATCTACAAACTG ATTAAAGACGGTCAGTATGTGGAAGCAATTCACATCCTGAATGGGcaactacagaaacacacaaag TCCAGGGCAGCGCTGTCTCTGCTGGGATATTGCTACTATCACATCCAGGACTTCACCAACGCTGCAGAGTGCTACGAACAGCTCACCCAGCTGCACCCGGAGGTGGAGGAGTACAAGGTGTACTACGCCCAGTCCCTGTACAAAGCTGGTGCTTATGCTGAAGCCACCAAGGCCTCCTTCGTACTGGACACCACCAGCAGTCACACCAag ATGGTCAAGTTGCAAGCCTGTATCAAATATTGTGAGGAATATTACTCAGCTGCCAAG tcactGCTGGAGCAGCTGCCGCAGGACGACCCGGACTACATCTACAATATGGGCTGTCTGCTTTACCAGGACGGCAAGTACGAGGAGGCCTGCAAGAAGTTCACGTCTGCCATGCAGGTGCTGGGATACGTTCCAG CGTTGTCCTACAACATCGCCTTATGTTACTACAGCCTGAAGAACTACGACCAGGCCCACAAATACATCGGAGAGATCATAGAACGAGGCATCAGAGAACATCCAG AGCTGAGCATCGGGATGACGACAGATGGCATTGACTTCCTCAGTGTGGGCAACACCCTGGTGCTGCATCAGACCGCCCTGATCGAAGCCTTCAACCTCAAAGCTGCCATCGAGTACCAGCAGAAGAACT TAAAAGCAGCTCAGGAGGCTCTGACAGATATGCCCCCCCGATCAGAGGAG gaGTTGGACCCGGTGACACTCCACAACCAGGCTCTGTTGAACATGGACACGAAGCCGTCGGAGGGTTTTGAGAAGCTTGCCTTCCTGCTGCAGCAGCCCTCCTTCCCCCCCGTCACCTTCggaaacctgctgctgctgtactgcAAACACGAG tATTTTGATCTGGCAGCTGACGTCTTGGCAGAAAACGCACATCTCACCTACAAGTTCCTCTCACCA TACATGTACGAGTTTCTCGACGCCTTGTTGACCTGCCAGACGGCACCAGAGGAG GCGTTTAGGAAGTTTGATGAGATGATTGCCAAACTGACCGAACAGTTACGCAAGTTGGCCAAGCAG TTGCAGGAAGCCAGACTGGCTCGAGACGATGAAGGACAGAAGAAAGCTCTGCAGGACTACGACCTGCTGCAGGAGaa GTACATCGTGGTCCTGATGGCCCAGGCTAAGATCTACTGGAACCGGGAGAACTTCCAGATGGTGGAGAAGATTTTCCGCAAGTCGGTGGAGGTCTGCAACGAGGACGACACCTGGAAGCTGAACGTGGCCCACGTGCTCTTCATGCAGAACAAATACAAGGAGGCCATCGGCTTCTACGAGCCCATCGTCAAGAAACACTACGATAAC GTGGAGCAGTGTAACATTCAGGAGTGTCCGTGCAAGTGCAAACCTTCG ATCCTGAATGTCAGCGCTGTCGTCCTGGCCAACCTGTGTGTGTCCTACATTATGACCAGCCAGAACGAAGAG GCTGAAGAGCTGATGAGGAAGATCgagaaagaggaggagcagatCTCCTACGACGACCCCGACAAGAAGGTCTTCCACCTGTGTATAGTCAACCTGGTGATCGG GACTCTGTACTGTGCCAAGGGCAACTACGACTTTGGCATCTCTCGTGTCATCAAGAGCCTGGAGCCTTACAACAAAAAG CTGGGGACGGACACATGGTTCTACGCCAAGCGGTGCTTCCTGTCTCTGCTGGAGAACATGTCCAAACACATGGTCATGCTGAGGGACGCCGTGGTACAGGAGTGTATTCAGTTCCTGGAGCACTGCGAGG TTTACGGGAAGGAAGTGCCGGCCATCATCGAGCAGCCTCTGGAGGAGATCCGCATTCACATCGGCAAGAACACCGTCACCTACGAGGCGCGGCTACTCAAGGCCCAGTTCTACGAGGTCATCGGCTGGAACAAGTGA
- the si:ch211-76l23.4 gene encoding uncharacterized protein si:ch211-76l23.4 isoform X2 has protein sequence MAPKLSMLLLLPLLLAVAMVTVQAQRRRPGSTSTDEWNFRDGSERVNMRGVANLTQILDNWRFDILNQMKGLLQNDHQSLLPDYARIQPLSEALDDLYKEFNALKSHLGDLTEKFAAIETFIDEVKANQANNANAGPASGPAAAPRPTNRRVIRKKTTAS, from the exons ATGGCCCCCAAACTGagcatgctgctgctgctgccgctgttGCTGGCCGTCGCCATGGTTACGGTGCAGGCCCAGAGGCGACGCCCAGGCTCGACGTCCACGGACGAGTGGAACTTCAGGGATGGCT CTGAGAGGGTGAACATGCGGGGTGTGGCCAACCTGACTCAGATTCTGGACAACTGGAGGTTCGACATCCTGAACCAGATGAAAGGACTCCTGCAGAACGACCACCAGTCCCTGCTGCCCGACTACGCCAG GATCCAGCCGCTGTCCGAGGCTTTAGACGACCTCTACAAGGAGTTCAACGCCCTCAAGTCTCACCTGGGCGACCTCACCGAGAAGTTCGCCGCCATAGAAACTTTCATCGACGAGGTCAAAGCCAACCAGGCCAACAACGCCAACGCCGGCCCGGCGTCCGGCCCCGCTGCCGCCCCCAGACCGACCAACAGGAGGGTGATTAGGAAGAAGACCACCGCCTCCTAA
- the c17h16orf89 gene encoding UPF0764 protein C16orf89 homolog — MRAARLHVAAVLALFAAVSGAQAEVIDDVLSSLSSGASFLERQHEHINLDGVVGFLMLQAELKEAVRTWPHSDPISWAQRTTAVALVKRLDQSFDKAVAALQQNDPKYYQEFEPVLSWRFWLIPQEWSSTDPSLVYPSTMTTECYEEQLSDKCLTLLLGTWKMNGTPCIVTKPCRDTMTRFGCPLYSLSHQLLYFMIGKMKGCSNLLKGDTRASRANMTERNYEKIFCSNMMKTNQDIIKDGLTEQTVDIFIENILICGLAGFSDFYKADWLQHILRLQDEEVGCFGRDKSIISQIIGDELLEQLQPHRRVKRREKILPDGCSSHITAVAVGALGGYLNYYLTEQDITKRPLS; from the exons atGCGGGCAGCGAGGCTTCATGTGGCCGCGGTGCTGGCGCTGTTTGCCGCAGTGTCCGGGGCGCAGGCGGAGGTGATCGATGACGTCCTGAGCAGCCTCTCCAGCGGAGCGTCCTTCCTGGAGAGACAACACGAGCACATCAACTTGGACGGAGTGGTCGGGTTCCTCATGCTGCAGG CTGAACTGAAGGAAGCCGTTCGGACGTGGCCTCACTCCGACCCGATCAGCTGGGCTCAGAGAACCACCGCCGTGGCTCTGGTCAAACGTCTCGACCAAAGCTTTGACAAGGCCGTCGCCGCCCTGCAGCAGAACGACCCCAAATACTACCAAG AGTTTGAGCCCGTGCTGTCCTGGAGGTTCTGGTTGATCCCTCAGGAGTGGAGCTCCACAGATCCCAGTCTGGTCTACCCCTCCACCATGACCACCGAGTGCTACGAAGAGCAGCTCAGCGACAAGTGTCTGACGCTGCTGCTGGGAACCTG GAAAATGAACGGGACGCCGTGCATCGTCACCAAACCCTGCCGGGACACCATGACTCGTTTTGGTTGTCCGCTCTACTCTCTGTCCCACCAGCTGCTCTACTTCATGATCGGAAAAAtg AAAGGCTGCTCCAACCTGCTGAAAGGCGACACGCGAGCGTCGCGCGCCAACATGACCGAACGCAACTACGAGAAGATCTTCTGCTCCAACATGATGAAGACCAACCAGGACATCATCAAAGACGGTCTGACCGAACAGACGGTGGACATCTTCATTGAGAACA TCCTGATCTGTGGATTGGCCGGTTTCTCTGACTTCTACAAAGCTGACTGGCTGCAGCACATCCTCCGGCTGCAGGACGAGGAAGTCGGCTGCTTTGGAAGAGACA agagCATCATCTCTCAGATCATCGGAGAcgagctgctggagcagctgcagcctcacaggagggtgaagaggagggagaagataCTTCCTG ACGGCTGCTCCAGTCACATAACGGCCGTGGCTGTCGGCGCTCTGGGAGGATACCTGAACTATTACCTGACAGAACAGGACATAACGAAGAGGCCGCTCTCGTGA
- the flr gene encoding tetratricopeptide repeat protein 30A isoform X2 produces the protein MTTIKDGEYTATIYKLIKDGQYVEAIHILNGQLQKHTKSRAALSLLGYCYYHIQDFTNAAECYEQLTQLHPEVEEYKVYYAQSLYKAGAYAEATKASFVLDTTSSHTKMVKLQACIKYCEEYYSAAKSLLEQLPQDDPDYIYNMGCLLYQDGKYEEACKKFTSAMQVLGYVPALSYNIALCYYSLKNYDQAHKYIGEIIERGIREHPELSIGMTTDGIDFLSVGNTLVLHQTALIEAFNLKAAIEYQQKNLKAAQEALTDMPPRSEEELDPVTLHNQALLNMDTKPSEGFEKLAFLLQQPSFPPVTFGNLLLLYCKHEYFDLAADVLAENAHLTYKFLSPYMYEFLDALLTCQTAPEEAFRKFDEMIAKLTEQLRKLAKQLQEARLARDDEGQKKALQDYDLLQEKYIVVLMAQAKIYWNRENFQMVEKIFRKSVEVCNEDDTWKLNVAHVLFMQNKYKEAIGFYEPIVKKHYDNILNVSAVVLANLCVSYIMTSQNEEAEELMRKIEKEEEQISYDDPDKKVFHLCIVNLVIGTLYCAKGNYDFGISRVIKSLEPYNKKLGTDTWFYAKRCFLSLLENMSKHMVMLRDAVVQECIQFLEHCEVYGKEVPAIIEQPLEEIRIHIGKNTVTYEARLLKAQFYEVIGWNK, from the exons ATGACGACAATAAAAGATGGAGAATACACGGCTACGATCTACAAACTG ATTAAAGACGGTCAGTATGTGGAAGCAATTCACATCCTGAATGGGcaactacagaaacacacaaag TCCAGGGCAGCGCTGTCTCTGCTGGGATATTGCTACTATCACATCCAGGACTTCACCAACGCTGCAGAGTGCTACGAACAGCTCACCCAGCTGCACCCGGAGGTGGAGGAGTACAAGGTGTACTACGCCCAGTCCCTGTACAAAGCTGGTGCTTATGCTGAAGCCACCAAGGCCTCCTTCGTACTGGACACCACCAGCAGTCACACCAag ATGGTCAAGTTGCAAGCCTGTATCAAATATTGTGAGGAATATTACTCAGCTGCCAAG tcactGCTGGAGCAGCTGCCGCAGGACGACCCGGACTACATCTACAATATGGGCTGTCTGCTTTACCAGGACGGCAAGTACGAGGAGGCCTGCAAGAAGTTCACGTCTGCCATGCAGGTGCTGGGATACGTTCCAG CGTTGTCCTACAACATCGCCTTATGTTACTACAGCCTGAAGAACTACGACCAGGCCCACAAATACATCGGAGAGATCATAGAACGAGGCATCAGAGAACATCCAG AGCTGAGCATCGGGATGACGACAGATGGCATTGACTTCCTCAGTGTGGGCAACACCCTGGTGCTGCATCAGACCGCCCTGATCGAAGCCTTCAACCTCAAAGCTGCCATCGAGTACCAGCAGAAGAACT TAAAAGCAGCTCAGGAGGCTCTGACAGATATGCCCCCCCGATCAGAGGAG gaGTTGGACCCGGTGACACTCCACAACCAGGCTCTGTTGAACATGGACACGAAGCCGTCGGAGGGTTTTGAGAAGCTTGCCTTCCTGCTGCAGCAGCCCTCCTTCCCCCCCGTCACCTTCggaaacctgctgctgctgtactgcAAACACGAG tATTTTGATCTGGCAGCTGACGTCTTGGCAGAAAACGCACATCTCACCTACAAGTTCCTCTCACCA TACATGTACGAGTTTCTCGACGCCTTGTTGACCTGCCAGACGGCACCAGAGGAG GCGTTTAGGAAGTTTGATGAGATGATTGCCAAACTGACCGAACAGTTACGCAAGTTGGCCAAGCAG TTGCAGGAAGCCAGACTGGCTCGAGACGATGAAGGACAGAAGAAAGCTCTGCAGGACTACGACCTGCTGCAGGAGaa GTACATCGTGGTCCTGATGGCCCAGGCTAAGATCTACTGGAACCGGGAGAACTTCCAGATGGTGGAGAAGATTTTCCGCAAGTCGGTGGAGGTCTGCAACGAGGACGACACCTGGAAGCTGAACGTGGCCCACGTGCTCTTCATGCAGAACAAATACAAGGAGGCCATCGGCTTCTACGAGCCCATCGTCAAGAAACACTACGATAAC ATCCTGAATGTCAGCGCTGTCGTCCTGGCCAACCTGTGTGTGTCCTACATTATGACCAGCCAGAACGAAGAG GCTGAAGAGCTGATGAGGAAGATCgagaaagaggaggagcagatCTCCTACGACGACCCCGACAAGAAGGTCTTCCACCTGTGTATAGTCAACCTGGTGATCGG GACTCTGTACTGTGCCAAGGGCAACTACGACTTTGGCATCTCTCGTGTCATCAAGAGCCTGGAGCCTTACAACAAAAAG CTGGGGACGGACACATGGTTCTACGCCAAGCGGTGCTTCCTGTCTCTGCTGGAGAACATGTCCAAACACATGGTCATGCTGAGGGACGCCGTGGTACAGGAGTGTATTCAGTTCCTGGAGCACTGCGAGG TTTACGGGAAGGAAGTGCCGGCCATCATCGAGCAGCCTCTGGAGGAGATCCGCATTCACATCGGCAAGAACACCGTCACCTACGAGGCGCGGCTACTCAAGGCCCAGTTCTACGAGGTCATCGGCTGGAACAAGTGA